In Streptomyces capitiformicae, one genomic interval encodes:
- a CDS encoding DsbA family protein: protein MSKRNSKAAKSAARERLRLERERQAKRAKVRRQAIVAASIVAVLATAGGIGYAVVQTNKPTKWEAAADATVVAPANTSGKNGTTVLIGDSKTDNVVHLYEDPRCPGCANLEQTVGETINKGMEDGDYKLSFTIGTFLDGNLTGEGSKNALSALGAALNVSPEAFLDYKAALYSAKYHPSESTDEFAKDSYLIKVANTVDALKNNKKFQDAVGKGTYDAWAMKMGKSFEDAEGVESTPTIKINDKAITNPSTVAEWETALKDAGVTK, encoded by the coding sequence ATGAGCAAGCGGAACAGCAAGGCGGCGAAGTCGGCGGCCCGTGAGCGGCTGCGCCTGGAGCGCGAGCGTCAGGCCAAGCGCGCGAAGGTCAGGCGCCAGGCCATCGTGGCGGCTTCGATCGTCGCCGTCCTCGCGACAGCCGGCGGCATCGGTTACGCCGTCGTCCAGACCAACAAGCCCACGAAGTGGGAGGCGGCCGCCGACGCCACGGTGGTCGCCCCGGCCAACACCTCGGGCAAGAACGGCACCACGGTCCTCATCGGCGACTCCAAGACCGACAACGTGGTCCACCTCTACGAGGACCCGCGCTGCCCGGGCTGCGCCAACTTGGAGCAGACCGTCGGCGAGACCATCAACAAGGGTATGGAGGACGGCGACTACAAGCTCTCCTTCACGATCGGCACCTTCCTCGACGGCAACCTCACGGGTGAGGGCTCCAAGAACGCGCTCAGCGCGCTCGGCGCCGCCCTGAACGTCAGCCCCGAGGCGTTCCTCGACTACAAGGCCGCGCTGTACTCGGCGAAGTACCACCCGTCGGAGTCGACCGACGAGTTCGCCAAGGACAGCTACCTGATCAAGGTCGCGAACACGGTCGACGCGCTGAAGAACAACAAGAAGTTCCAGGACGCCGTCGGGAAGGGCACCTACGACGCCTGGGCGATGAAGATGGGCAAGTCCTTCGAAGACGCCGAGGGAGTCGAGTCGACCCCGACCATCAAGATCAACGACAAGGCGATCACCAACCCGTCCACGGTCGCGGAGTGGGAGACGGCGCTCAAGGACGCGGGCGTCACCAAGTAG
- a CDS encoding helix-turn-helix transcriptional regulator — translation MLHVLDSALAGQRAGALWGYADTSVWGWAQGLCSLLREEHDRALAEFTEANRVMRALPSTRGVGGFLGPYLLLRTVRGAAGWADVEGPAADRLTEVHWDRPFVGWSRAVLLGREGRAAEAAKTAEEALVGTDTIPLAAHLCLRLGAQAALVDSWGRPLEWLRACERFFHDRGTTRVSAACRALLRDAGSPVPRRREGHDTIPADLRRAGVTPREYEVLRLLGARLGNQEIAEHLFLSPRTVEKHLASLRNRTGQADRAALIALARRYAADR, via the coding sequence ATGCTGCACGTCCTGGACAGCGCCCTGGCCGGGCAGCGCGCCGGCGCGCTCTGGGGCTACGCCGACACCTCCGTCTGGGGCTGGGCCCAGGGCCTGTGCTCCCTGCTGCGGGAGGAACACGACCGGGCGCTGGCCGAGTTCACCGAGGCGAACCGGGTCATGCGGGCCCTGCCCAGCACGCGCGGGGTCGGTGGTTTCCTGGGCCCGTACCTGCTCCTGCGGACCGTGCGGGGCGCGGCCGGCTGGGCCGACGTGGAGGGCCCCGCCGCCGACCGGCTCACCGAGGTCCACTGGGACCGGCCCTTCGTGGGTTGGTCCCGGGCGGTGCTGCTGGGCCGCGAGGGCCGGGCCGCCGAGGCCGCCAAGACGGCCGAGGAAGCGCTGGTCGGCACCGACACCATCCCCCTGGCAGCACATCTCTGTCTGCGTCTGGGGGCGCAAGCGGCGCTCGTCGACAGCTGGGGGCGCCCCCTGGAATGGCTGCGCGCCTGCGAACGGTTCTTCCACGACCGGGGCACGACCCGGGTGTCGGCCGCGTGTCGCGCCCTGCTGCGGGACGCCGGCTCCCCCGTACCCCGGCGGCGCGAGGGCCACGACACCATCCCCGCGGACCTACGTCGGGCAGGGGTGACCCCTCGCGAGTACGAGGTACTGCGCCTCCTCGGCGCCCGACTCGGCAACCAGGAGATCGCCGAGCACCTCTTCCTCTCCCCCCGCACCGTCGAGAAGCACCTCGCCAGCCTCCGCAACCGCACCGGACAGGCCGACCGCGCCGCCCTGATCGCCCTGGCCAGGCGCTACGCCGCCGACCGGTGA
- a CDS encoding RluA family pseudouridine synthase has product MSTIPEIRTLPVPDGLEGERVDAAISRMFGFSRTKAAELAASGKVTVDGSVVGKSERVRGGAWLEVEMPQAPAPVQVVAEPVEGMEIVHDDDDVVVIVKPVGVAAHPSPGWSGPTVIGGLAAAGYRISTSGAAERQGIVHRLDVGTSGLMVVAKSEYAYTFLKRQFKERTVDKRYHTLVQGHPDPTSGTIDAPIGRHPNHDYKWAVIAEGKPSVTHYDLIEAFRAASLLDIKLETGRTHQIRVHMSAHRHPCVGDLTYGADPTLAKRLGLTRQWLHAVRLGFEHPGDGSWVEFESDYPADLQKALDKVREETYA; this is encoded by the coding sequence GTGAGCACGATTCCCGAGATCCGTACCCTGCCCGTGCCCGACGGCCTGGAGGGCGAGCGCGTCGACGCCGCCATCTCCCGCATGTTCGGCTTCTCCCGTACCAAGGCGGCCGAGCTCGCCGCCTCGGGGAAGGTCACGGTCGACGGGTCGGTGGTCGGCAAGTCGGAGCGGGTGCGCGGCGGGGCCTGGCTGGAGGTCGAGATGCCGCAGGCGCCCGCGCCGGTGCAGGTCGTCGCCGAGCCGGTCGAGGGCATGGAGATCGTGCACGACGACGATGACGTGGTCGTGATCGTCAAGCCGGTCGGCGTGGCCGCGCACCCGAGCCCCGGCTGGTCCGGGCCGACCGTCATCGGCGGGCTCGCCGCCGCCGGGTACCGGATCTCGACGTCGGGTGCCGCGGAGCGGCAGGGCATCGTGCACCGGCTCGACGTGGGCACGTCCGGGCTGATGGTGGTCGCCAAGTCGGAGTACGCGTACACGTTCCTGAAGCGGCAGTTCAAGGAGCGGACCGTGGACAAGCGGTACCACACGCTGGTCCAGGGCCACCCCGACCCGACCAGCGGCACGATCGACGCGCCCATCGGGCGGCACCCGAACCACGACTACAAGTGGGCCGTCATCGCCGAGGGCAAGCCGTCGGTCACGCACTACGACCTGATCGAGGCCTTCCGGGCGGCTTCTCTGCTGGACATCAAGCTGGAGACCGGGCGCACCCACCAGATCCGCGTCCACATGTCCGCCCACCGGCACCCGTGCGTGGGCGACCTGACATACGGCGCCGACCCGACGCTCGCCAAGCGGCTCGGTCTCACCCGCCAGTGGCTGCATGCCGTACGGCTCGGATTCGAGCACCCCGGTGACGGGAGCTGGGTCGAGTTCGAGAGCGACTATCCCGCGGATCTGCAGAAGGCCCTCGACAAGGTGCGGGAGGAGACGTACGCGTGA
- a CDS encoding alkaline phosphatase D family protein yields MTSRRSHSSPNFPSPRRRTVVKAAAAGAVLAAPLASAIPASAAEVPAFLHGVASGDPLPDGVLLWTRVTPTAEATPGSGLGPDIEVGWTIALDKAFTSIVAKGSTTATAASDHTVKADVRGLAPATDYWFRFSADGTDSPVGRTRTAPAADAATAGLRFGVVSCANWEGGHFAAYRHLAARGDLDAWLHLGDYIYEYGTGKYGTRDKVVRPHAPTHEILTLADYRVRHGRYKTDPDLQALHSAAPAIAIWDDHEIANDAWSGGAENHTEGTEGTWTARQAAAKQAYFEWMPVRPAIAGTTYRRLRFGKLADLSLLDLRSFRSLQVGIGDGKVDDPDRTLTGRAQLDWLKAGLKSSDTTWRLVGNPVMIAPFAFGNLTADLFEPIAELLGLPKEGLALNPDQWDGYTDDRRELLAHLRDNAIRNTVFLTGDIHMAWANDVPLNAGTYPLSASAATEFVVTSVTSDNLDDLVKVPEGTVSAVASPLIRAANRHVHWVDTDRHGYGVLDITAARAQMDFYVLSDRTKADARSSWARSYRTRSGTQKVERTYDPV; encoded by the coding sequence GTGACCAGTCGCAGATCTCACTCCAGCCCCAACTTCCCCTCGCCCCGCCGCCGTACGGTAGTCAAGGCGGCCGCGGCCGGAGCCGTCCTCGCGGCACCGCTGGCCTCCGCGATCCCGGCGAGCGCCGCCGAGGTCCCGGCCTTCCTGCACGGTGTGGCGTCGGGCGATCCGCTGCCCGACGGCGTTCTGCTGTGGACCCGGGTGACGCCCACCGCCGAAGCGACGCCCGGCTCCGGGCTCGGCCCCGACATCGAGGTCGGCTGGACCATCGCCCTGGACAAGGCGTTCACGAGCATCGTCGCCAAGGGCTCGACCACCGCGACCGCCGCCTCCGACCACACCGTCAAGGCGGACGTGCGCGGCCTCGCCCCCGCCACGGACTACTGGTTCCGCTTCTCCGCCGACGGCACCGACTCGCCCGTCGGCCGTACGCGCACCGCCCCGGCCGCCGACGCCGCCACGGCCGGCCTGCGCTTCGGCGTGGTCTCCTGCGCCAACTGGGAGGGCGGCCACTTCGCCGCCTACCGCCATCTGGCCGCCCGCGGCGACCTGGACGCCTGGCTGCACCTCGGCGACTACATCTACGAGTACGGCACCGGCAAGTACGGCACCCGCGACAAGGTCGTACGCCCCCACGCGCCGACCCACGAGATCCTCACCCTCGCCGACTACCGCGTCCGGCACGGCCGTTACAAGACCGACCCGGACCTCCAGGCTCTCCACTCGGCCGCGCCCGCCATCGCCATCTGGGACGACCACGAGATAGCCAACGACGCCTGGTCGGGCGGCGCCGAGAACCACACCGAGGGCACGGAGGGCACCTGGACGGCCCGCCAGGCGGCCGCCAAGCAGGCGTACTTCGAGTGGATGCCGGTGCGCCCGGCGATCGCGGGCACCACCTACCGCCGGCTGCGCTTCGGCAAGCTCGCCGACCTCTCACTGCTGGACCTGCGCTCCTTCCGCTCCCTGCAGGTGGGGATAGGCGACGGCAAGGTCGACGACCCGGACCGTACGCTGACGGGCCGGGCCCAACTCGACTGGTTGAAGGCAGGGTTGAAGTCCTCCGACACGACCTGGCGACTGGTCGGCAACCCGGTGATGATCGCCCCCTTCGCCTTCGGCAACCTCACCGCCGACCTTTTCGAACCGATCGCGGAGCTGCTCGGTCTGCCGAAGGAGGGCCTCGCTCTCAACCCCGACCAGTGGGACGGCTACACCGACGACCGCCGCGAACTCCTCGCCCACCTGCGGGACAACGCGATCCGCAACACGGTCTTCCTCACCGGCGACATCCACATGGCCTGGGCCAACGACGTGCCGCTCAACGCCGGTACGTACCCCCTGTCGGCCTCCGCCGCCACGGAGTTCGTCGTCACGTCGGTCACCTCCGACAACCTCGACGACCTCGTCAAGGTCCCCGAAGGCACCGTCTCGGCCGTGGCCTCCCCGCTGATCCGCGCCGCCAACCGACACGTCCACTGGGTCGACACCGACCGGCACGGCTATGGCGTCCTGGACATCACCGCCGCGCGGGCCCAGATGGACTTCTACGTCCTGTCCGACCGTACGAAGGCCGACGCGAGGTCGTCCTGGGCCCGCTCGTACCGGACGCGCAGCGGGACGCAGAAGGTGGAACGGACGTACGACCCCGTGTAG
- a CDS encoding TraR/DksA family transcriptional regulator, which produces MVAKKTAVQQSASGRSTVASGGEKQVRTASGVKAAAKKTTARKTATTEKGVSERGAARSRAAAAEEATQGAGAVRVTKKERTAGSGATGRKAAAKSVAKKATAKKSAAKSAPAKSTSKKSTTESTSTKKSTVKKVGAAEAAETTGATTVVAKNTPGTATAAKKPTAVPNARPAAVKPGELAVRPGEDPWSPAEVAEARTELQSEAMRLRAELEASERSLTGLMRDSGDGAGDDQADTGAKNITREHEMALAHNAREMLDQTERALDRLAAGTYGLCENCGNPIGKARMQAFPRATLCVECKQKQERR; this is translated from the coding sequence ATGGTGGCGAAGAAGACCGCCGTACAGCAGTCGGCGTCCGGCAGATCCACGGTGGCCTCCGGCGGTGAGAAGCAGGTCCGCACGGCCTCTGGGGTGAAGGCGGCCGCCAAGAAGACGACCGCGCGGAAGACGGCTACTACGGAGAAGGGTGTTTCGGAGCGGGGGGCCGCCCGTTCGAGGGCTGCCGCGGCGGAGGAGGCCACGCAGGGCGCGGGGGCCGTGCGGGTGACGAAGAAGGAGAGGACGGCTGGGTCCGGCGCCACGGGAAGGAAGGCCGCCGCGAAGAGCGTCGCCAAGAAGGCCACCGCCAAGAAGAGCGCCGCCAAGAGCGCACCTGCGAAGAGCACGTCCAAGAAGAGCACCACCGAGAGCACCTCTACCAAGAAGAGCACGGTCAAGAAGGTGGGCGCGGCCGAGGCCGCCGAGACGACGGGAGCCACGACGGTGGTTGCGAAGAACACTCCTGGTACGGCTACGGCGGCGAAGAAGCCCACCGCCGTCCCCAATGCACGGCCCGCCGCGGTGAAGCCCGGTGAGCTCGCGGTACGCCCCGGTGAGGACCCCTGGAGTCCGGCGGAGGTCGCCGAGGCGCGTACGGAGCTGCAGTCCGAGGCGATGCGGCTGCGGGCGGAGCTGGAGGCATCCGAGCGGTCGCTCACGGGCCTGATGCGGGACTCCGGGGACGGCGCCGGCGACGACCAGGCCGACACCGGGGCCAAGAACATCACGCGCGAGCACGAGATGGCGCTCGCCCACAACGCGCGCGAGATGCTCGACCAGACCGAGCGCGCCCTGGACCGGCTCGCGGCCGGCACGTACGGGCTCTGCGAGAACTGCGGCAACCCGATCGGCAAGGCGCGGATGCAGGCCTTCCCGCGGGCCACGTTGTGCGTGGAGTGCAAGCAGAAGCAGGAACGCCGATAG
- the lspA gene encoding signal peptidase II, whose protein sequence is MAEAERIIGTPDIPEAAGTDPEQSDGGNGAEAAEAGADAQPRGKRRIAVLFGVAALAYALDLVSKMIVVAKLEHHEPIEIIGDWLKFEAIRNAGAAFGFGEAFTIIFTVIATIVIVVIARLARKLYSLPWAIALGLLLGGALGNLTDRIFRSPGVFEGAVVDFIAPKGFAVFNLADSAIVCGGILIVLLSFRGLDPDGTVHKD, encoded by the coding sequence GTGGCAGAGGCGGAGCGCATCATCGGTACGCCGGACATCCCAGAGGCGGCGGGCACGGACCCGGAGCAGTCCGACGGCGGGAACGGCGCCGAGGCGGCGGAGGCGGGTGCTGACGCGCAGCCGCGCGGCAAGCGTCGTATCGCCGTGCTGTTCGGGGTCGCCGCCTTGGCGTACGCGCTCGACCTGGTCAGCAAGATGATCGTGGTCGCCAAGCTGGAGCACCACGAGCCGATCGAGATCATCGGGGACTGGCTGAAGTTCGAGGCGATCCGCAACGCGGGCGCGGCCTTCGGTTTCGGCGAGGCCTTCACGATCATCTTCACGGTGATCGCGACGATCGTGATCGTGGTGATCGCCCGTCTTGCCCGCAAGCTCTACAGCCTGCCCTGGGCGATCGCGCTCGGTCTGCTGCTCGGCGGTGCGCTGGGCAACCTCACCGACCGGATCTTCCGGTCGCCGGGTGTCTTCGAGGGCGCGGTCGTCGACTTCATCGCACCCAAGGGCTTCGCCGTGTTCAACCTCGCGGACTCGGCGATCGTGTGCGGCGGCATTCTGATCGTGCTGCTGTCGTTCCGGGGGCTCGACCCGGACGGGACCGTCCACAAGGACTGA
- a CDS encoding GNAT family N-acetyltransferase, translated as MSPVPVSYEVRVADGPGDREACFAVRKEVFVVEQGVPEDLEYDAYDVVAVHVLAVRDDGVPLGAGRLLHGEAAVGKTGGEPGVGVLGRLAVLGEVRGLGVGVALVRAVEEAARARGLTAVDLGAQTHALGFYERLGYVAYGPEFLDAGMPHRAMRRVL; from the coding sequence GTGAGCCCGGTCCCGGTGTCGTACGAGGTGCGGGTCGCCGATGGCCCCGGCGATCGCGAGGCGTGTTTCGCGGTGCGCAAGGAGGTCTTCGTCGTCGAGCAGGGCGTGCCGGAGGACCTCGAGTACGACGCGTACGACGTCGTGGCGGTGCATGTGCTCGCCGTACGGGACGACGGGGTACCGCTCGGGGCCGGGCGGCTGCTGCACGGGGAGGCCGCCGTCGGCAAGACCGGCGGGGAGCCCGGGGTGGGGGTCCTGGGGCGGCTCGCCGTGCTGGGAGAGGTCCGGGGGCTCGGAGTGGGTGTCGCGTTGGTACGGGCCGTCGAGGAGGCCGCGCGTGCGCGTGGGCTGACGGCCGTGGACCTGGGCGCGCAGACGCATGCGCTGGGCTTCTACGAGCGGTTGGGGTACGTGGCGTACGGGCCCGAGTTCCTCGACGCGGGGATGCCCCATCGGGCGATGCGGCGCGTGCTCTAG
- a CDS encoding dienelactone hydrolase family protein, with protein sequence MNIMLFHSTYGLRPAVRQAADRLRAAGHEVWTPDLFEGRTFDTVEEGMAFNEELGKDELLKRAVLAAAPYSERGLVYAGFSLGAATAQTLALGDEKARGLLLLHGTSDIAANASVDDLPVQLHVAEPDPFETDDWLSAWYLQMRKAGADVEVYRYTGAGHLYTDPDLPDYDEEAAEATWRVALGFLETL encoded by the coding sequence ATGAACATCATGCTCTTCCACTCGACGTATGGCCTCAGGCCCGCGGTACGCCAGGCGGCGGACCGGTTGCGGGCCGCCGGACACGAGGTGTGGACGCCGGACCTCTTCGAGGGGCGGACGTTCGACACGGTCGAGGAGGGCATGGCCTTCAACGAGGAGCTGGGCAAGGACGAGTTGCTCAAGCGGGCGGTCCTGGCGGCTGCTCCCTACTCGGAGCGGGGGCTCGTCTACGCCGGATTCTCCCTCGGCGCCGCGACCGCGCAGACGCTGGCGCTGGGCGACGAGAAGGCCCGTGGGCTGCTGCTTCTGCACGGCACGTCGGACATCGCGGCCAACGCATCGGTGGACGACCTGCCCGTCCAACTGCATGTGGCCGAGCCCGACCCCTTCGAGACGGACGACTGGCTGAGCGCCTGGTACCTCCAGATGCGCAAGGCGGGCGCCGATGTCGAGGTCTACAGATACACCGGGGCCGGGCACCTCTACACCGACCCCGATCTGCCCGACTACGACGAGGAGGCAGCCGAGGCCACCTGGCGGGTGGCTCTCGGTTTCCTCGAAACTCTGTGA
- a CDS encoding mechanosensitive ion channel family protein has product MENLLRPVIVIGGSVVLTVLIGWATDLLLRKADQRHPETPLWGLLRRGRIPYQLVLCAALLRGSYDHAQLLEQHRTAVGQALTLVLIGATAWLVVSVTAAIVETTYSRYARAHRDPARVRRVRTQVTLIMRVVSAVVGVVAVASMLLTFPAMRAAGASLLASAGILGIVAGIAAQSTLSNLFAGLQIAFGDMVRLGDVVVVEGEWGTVDEITLTFLTVRTWDERRITMPVSYFTSKPFENWSRGGAQMTGTVFLHVDHAAPLPAMREQLRDILRGCPAWDGRHYDLTVTDSTPSTMEVRALVTAKDPDDLWTVRVTVREELIHWLTEKHPYALPRVNTADAVLPPTHPNAHPDGAPPRTTRSRVHEPPRSPGRA; this is encoded by the coding sequence ATGGAGAATCTACTCCGCCCCGTGATCGTCATCGGTGGCTCGGTCGTCCTGACGGTCCTCATCGGCTGGGCCACCGACCTGCTGCTGCGCAAGGCGGACCAGCGGCACCCCGAGACACCGCTCTGGGGCCTGCTGCGCCGCGGCCGCATCCCCTACCAGCTGGTGCTGTGCGCGGCTCTGCTCAGAGGCTCGTACGACCATGCGCAGTTGCTGGAGCAGCACCGGACCGCCGTCGGCCAGGCCCTGACGCTGGTGCTGATCGGGGCGACGGCCTGGCTGGTGGTCAGCGTCACGGCCGCGATAGTGGAGACGACGTACAGCCGCTACGCCCGCGCGCACCGCGATCCGGCCCGGGTGCGCCGGGTGCGGACGCAGGTCACGTTGATCATGCGGGTGGTGTCCGCGGTGGTGGGCGTGGTGGCGGTGGCCTCCATGCTCCTCACCTTCCCGGCGATGCGCGCGGCCGGCGCCTCGCTGCTGGCGTCGGCCGGGATCCTGGGCATCGTCGCCGGTATCGCCGCGCAGTCCACGCTCAGCAACCTCTTCGCGGGGCTCCAGATCGCCTTCGGTGACATGGTCCGCCTCGGTGACGTGGTCGTGGTGGAGGGCGAGTGGGGCACGGTGGACGAGATCACTCTCACCTTCCTGACGGTCCGCACCTGGGACGAGCGCCGCATCACGATGCCCGTCTCCTACTTCACCTCGAAGCCCTTCGAGAACTGGTCCCGCGGCGGCGCCCAGATGACCGGCACGGTCTTCCTCCACGTCGACCACGCCGCCCCCCTGCCCGCGATGCGCGAGCAACTCCGCGACATCCTGCGCGGCTGCCCCGCCTGGGACGGCCGCCACTACGACCTGACCGTCACCGACTCGACCCCGTCCACCATGGAGGTCCGCGCCCTGGTCACCGCCAAGGACCCGGACGACCTCTGGACGGTCCGGGTAACAGTCCGCGAAGAACTGATCCACTGGCTGACGGAAAAGCACCCCTACGCCCTCCCCCGCGTCAACACCGCCGACGCGGTCCTCCCCCCGACCCACCCGAACGCCCACCCGGACGGCGCACCCCCCCGCACAACCCGCAGCCGCGTCCACGAACCCCCGAGGTCCCCGGGCAGGGCCTGA